Genomic DNA from Pectinophora gossypiella chromosome 20, ilPecGoss1.1, whole genome shotgun sequence:
TCAAAGTTTAGTGCAAGAGATGGCCAATGTAGCCGATTTCAAATGGTCCCCTCGCGGTTTGCTCTACAACAATGAATGTGCTGTTGCAATTTTGAACAATGTAGGCAATATAGAGATTTTTGGATCAGGGCGGTGTGCATGTGACAGAATGTTGAATCTTTCGCAAGTTATCAAGCAGCATTACATATCGAACAATGTCATAGGAAGCAACCCAATTGATTTCGAAGAGTTGAAGAAAGTAGCAAACATAGTTGAGACAAGTGCATTCAGTTGGGGTCCAATGGTTGTCTCTCACTCTTGTATATTAACCACAGCACAAAGAAATGGCAACATTTTGTTTTGGCTACTTCAGCATGAAGAAACAGAGATGAAAGCTCGCTGCCTGGGTGAAATTCAGACAGATTTTGGTGAAGTCATAACTATGGTGTGGATACAAAAATCGGATAACaagtttgttattatttgttcaaATTCCCTTGGCCAAATATTTGCTTTAGACTGTATCTTAGAAGACACAGTTAAAGTCGTGAATAAGTCCTGCATTTGGTCATATAAAGATAAAATGGTGACAAAATATACATGTTACAAGATTGttgataacaatattgttttaatatgcAACAAACATAGGCATTTACTTGGCcttttgatagacaaaaatTTCAACGTTCTGTCACAATGTGGTAAAAATATTAATGACTATAGAATAACCGATCTCCAAaccactaaaaataatatttatatgacTACGGTAAATTGTAAGATTTATACCGTTGATACAATAATTACAGGcgataatttaaatatcgagGTCACACCGCTTAGTACTAAAGAGTCTTACTCATCTTATGAATTGTACAGTGCAGCATCATCAAGCAATGGTATAATTTTTGCCTTAGGAATGATTAGCAGAGAAATAAAGCACAGAAAAACGCCTTTAAATATTGACATCATATTTATTGCGGACTTTGAACACACCTCTGAAATGAACATGCTATTAAAAAATCCGACAAAAAAATTAACATACTATTGGGACTGCATAGCTTTATTAAGacacaaaatgttaaaattaaagTACACACCTCCAATAAACCTTCAACGATTGTATCAAGAAGGATACAATGATATATATAAGACGAAACTTTATCTaataattttgagtttttatgacGTCTTAGGAAAACAAGGTAAATATATCCCCAACGACATTGTACCTGAAGCGTCAATAGAAGTAGTAAGAGATAGAATACAAATGTTGCATGCTTGTCAACTGGTGAACGAATTACTTCAAATCTTTAAAAAGAGTGAGAAAATGTTAGACAATATTGAGTTAGAATCGTACATTGGCGCTAAAAAATACATTGAAAATTACTGTGTTACATATGAGAAAGATGTTCTGGAATTTTTATCTGAGAAGGCTTTAAATTTGACGGATACGGAGCTCAAGTATATCTGCCAGTGTTGCGATGAAGAAATTCAAGGATTTTCCTGTAAAAACAAACACCTAAACATGTTCTGTTCACTGACTTTCACTCCTATAGAAAATGATGACTACCTTGTATGTAAAGACTGCAGTTGTTTAGCTAGAATAGAATTGTATAATAATGACCCTATGTGCGTATTTTGTGATCTGTATTTGAATAATGTTcatttgccaaaattaaatagTGAATTATAGAACTTTTGGTCTTATTTTCATATTCGATGATTTAGCATACAATTgcttcacgcctgcatcccagaaagggtaggcagaggtgtatagtatttgGTTGTAAGGCCCAGTTGCCTTTTAGACTCCAAACCTGATCCTTACGACGATAAAcacaacaaaaaatacaaacttaaataaataatttattaagtacttcacTTTAACCATACCCTGGTCACCTCATaccaaaaacctcgttttacacacactaacgcccatacgattgaagacagCTAAGACCTTACCTAGGTCAGGtggcagtattattccttatcctaTGCTTCGACCCTACCTCATCATCCtgctgcccttatctcactctaggtgtggtcggcacaacattactgtattcctcttccattcatttctgtcagtcgtcatctcggtactcacacctttcacacacatatccttctttacacaatccatccacacttgggtcgtcccctacccccATATCCAACCACACGCATACTCATAATATTCATACTCATTTCCTCGTTATATGCGTAGATATTGTAGTGTCTACATAAGTAGATAAACACATTGaaatacacgtaggtataattaaatatatacataaatatgtaatatattaagCCCGGGAACGGCCCGTCACCATAAATTCTAGAGTCTAAACACCCTTAACAGacagggaggagctcggtggcgcagcggttaacgcgctcggtctgcgattgttgaagttaagcaactttcgcaaaggccggtcataggatgggtgaccacaaaaaaaaattcatctcgagctcctccgtgcttcggaaggcacgttaagccgttggtcccggctgaattagcagtcgttaataaccaccaatcggcactgggcccgcttggtggtttaaggcccgatctccctatccatccatagggaaggcccgtgccccagcaatggggactttaatgggctggtgatgatgatattataaaacacttgaatcgatataagtaatcgattcacatatgtatatatattgtcgtctcgggcaatgcactacgcggtggccacaattaaaaagtaaactgtacgggttgtagtgaagacgtagtgtgtagcaacgagccgatatttatttatataattatattgaggcgAATACACTACacctatatccatccacattcatactcataactttcctcgttaggctctagacagacggaccgcatttcaactgcaatccgaCTGCCAAATTTCATTTCCgatgcagttgacacgactgcaatagaactgcaaaccaaacGGGCAATCCGTTTTTAATTCAATTGCAGTCGTGCTGCACAGTGGATTTGCAGTTCTATTGGAGTCGTGccaactgcattcaaactgcaccTGAACTGCAATTTTCGgttggattgcagttgaaatgcggtccgtcaGTCTAGAGCCTGTGCGTTTCATCCCTCATTACATGCTCATACCACGCCATGTTTTGaccctacctacttattattattaataacgtTCACAATCCAGTCAGTAAAGTGGCTGATCTTGGTGTACACTCCAGGGTAGTACGGATGTCCACAGTCGTAGCCGAAAGAGACCAGCCCAATAACAACTCCTTTATAAATAAGCGGTCCTCCACTGTCGCCATAGCAACCGTCGGCGCCACCCATGTCTAGTTTTCCCGCGCATAACATTGAAGGCATGACAGCAGCGCCAATAGTGTTGTACCTCGCGCGACATACTTCGTTATCGATTGTATACATCATCGTTTGTTGCAGTTGCTCCGATTGCGGGCCTGAagtctgaaaaaaaaagttattagtCAATTAGTTGTTAGTtcattggacacttaataagacacgaggaGGAGATACTGTGAATGCGGTCatccggatcaaaccctatcttacataattttattaataagtgccctctacaccggctcagacaacgccctgagccgacgttcgcgcccaactgggcatcctcaggcctgttgtcttaaacgttgtaccgggtgagagccttcagcgctccccattagtccggccaagtagttaatgccatctgcgacaaatctacaataagtcacgtcaaaaaaaaacctctacactggttcccaggtggcatagccgagctgcatagTGTGATGAATGCGGCAGAGACCtggttgagggagcttaaactaaattatgatggtagggagtactatttcatacgagtttattgacattagttacatactgaagtatgcaagcgttccccagataataggtattttcaaaacgtcaagccagcgggatcaaagaactgcctttataactttggaaccgttgaagtactaatttcagtattttgcagggggtgagtactatttgggtactaatttttggcgtttaaatcaaagcgaaagaccttgtcgttaactctcgccaaatttcgctcaccgtcaagctagcaagtgcaatgaaacatggctataaatccaaaaccgtgatggtactaatttttttacaacaggtactatttttttcaataagagtactaatttttggtatagtcaaattattttttcgtgcccattttttttttgaggccgctagctcgACGCACACACAGAAAGTTATTTTTTGAAGTCGATTAAAACTACTCACCTCAGCCGACCCCCATCCTACGAGGGTACAAAAAGACCCCTCTCTGACTTCGCTCCTGCTTTTAGCAATAGTCGCCTGCCCGACATAACTGTTGAAGGTGAACTTCCTCCTCACCACTACCACAGCTATGTCGTTGCTATAGAAGTAAGGGTCGAACTCTTTATGAGGTATGATGGATTTTACAGAGTGGATCACACCGCCTCCCGAGCGATAAGATGAACCCACACGAACTTTCCAGTATTTTGGTAAGGTGTAACtgtgaaagaaataaattatttaagtaatgtatatgtcaccgtaaaattgtaaataacgttagattataatctatcgatttgaatctcgcgagattgtgaactgtcgaataattatgaatcgtatcatattgcttacaatttaacgtattatttttcggtagattataatttgtgatacgaaatatatatacatacatatataatatatatacttaaactcacgcctatttcccaccgttgTAATCAGAAATAGAGGGTTTAAGAAATGTTATAAATGCTAAAACATGTGTAGACTTTGCgtccattttttgtttaacgtgttacctgattaccttaccggtttcaactgaaaaccagcgtcatagtctaggctatggcattatgctgaggtggaaccgtttcggcatacattcataactgtattattttatgttaattatgttaaaacaataagtatgtcgaataaatattttttctttctttctttctttctttctttctttctaaaggTTAATGAGGTTATTATCATAGCTACTGCTGGTTAGCGTAAAAACAATCGTAACACAGATACCACAgtctttaaaaaagttaaaaattataGTTTCCTCATAACTTGTAATGGCAAagcctcttgccttccgccctgcagtatTCTAACGCGAGTGTGgtggcgctcagagtagtctatttcaaatccgtactaggactcctgtcctccgcctctgaatagtactgacagttattgctgcccTCATGTCAAAACATGGTAAAAAACTGATCATCATCGTGTTAATAGGTTACGCCTGATCGTTGCATCAGAGCAATGCATTGGAAAACATATTGCTGTAAATAAATTGTGCGTAACTTAGACGACTATAATTAATCGTTTACCAGTTTGTTATGTAGAGAAATATTGCATCGAGTCATAAACCCTAAATTATAACTGACGTGTAAATAGTTTATGTGAATGCTTGTTATACAGCTCAATTTAGCTGTTTTATGCATGGTTGCAGGTGTGAAAGAAACAGTTAGCTACCTTCATAGGATAGCATCCATTGTCTAATGACCGtcatgctcacgatctggaggtccgggttcgattcccgatggggacattgtcggaatcactttgtgagactgtacttttgattaggacattgcaggctgagtCACCAgtttgtccgaaaagtaagatgaagccatattacttaatatttaattcGTGTGCTAATTAGCCGTAAGAaaacttccaccaacccgcagtggagcactgttttggagtatggtccataccccctccggttgattgaagagaggcctgtgcctagcagtgggacgtatataggctgtttatgacatATGTTATGTTCGAAGTACGAACTAACACGAACCCtaattcaaatttggaacataCTTAGTGTTGGTTTGGGTGTTATGTTGGTAGCAGTGCGCGGTGGAGACAAGATGGCGGGCGGTGAGGATTACGCCTGCGCAGTGCTGTGCGTACTGCTGCGCGCCCCACGAGTCCAACAGCAGTTGCGCGACTATGGGGTACAGCTGTACCGAGGTCGGTGACCCGCCGACCACGCGGGTTGTCAAGTACTGTGGTCTTGCTGTGGAGGGGACAAAGATGTTTTAGTGAGGGCTTCTTTCCTGCTTGCTGACTTTCCACccccaaaaaatataaagatagCTCTGTCTAATATTGTACCTACAGCGCCATTGGAACCATTACATCAAGAAATATATATAacctagcttttgcccgcgacttcgtccgcgtggatggattttcccgcttattcccgttcctgtggaaattccgggaattcctttcttagtgcacctctacggtacctacgctacgtcccttccaaatttcaagtgcctatgtttagccgtttagactgtgcgttgatatgtaagtcagtcagtttctccttttatatatttaatttagatGAGGGCTTCTTTACTGCTTGCTAACTTTCCAGGttcccccaaaaaaatatagatggcgctatacaaTATTGTACCCACAGCACCATTTGCACTATTACATGAAGAAATATATGTATAGATTGCTCcaaaattcaatattctttatttgcatactatgatggtgtacaagtttctaagttacatatgagtttcacatcatagaccctttcgggcacaacaaaatagaagtttaaaagagagaaggaagcttttcaagtagtaacatcagtatcattaaggtattcactagtgatgtagtaacatttattaattagaagttcttttatttttttaataaagattttgacacttttttcttcttttaatatgttaggcagtttattatatttttttatggacatcacatatgggctagaagaatgtaggaccagtctagatatacataacataaacataaactgcctatatacgtcccactgctgggcacaggcctcccctcaatcaaccggagggggtatggagcatactccaccacgctgctccactgcgggttagtggaggtgtttttacggctaatagccggaaccaacgggttaacgtgccctccgaagcacggaatcatcttactttttcggacaatcaggtgattcaagcctgaaaagtccttaccaaacaaaggacagtctcacaaacagTGTTCCTCCGGTTAGGGTTAATAACAGAAATAATTCGGTTATTAACCGAAATAAATATGTGTTAACAGTACAGGCGTATACCGAAACATTTCGGTATTCTTTATCAAGGGGGTTAATGCGAACACTGTTAACAGAAATTAAAGGTTAACAGGAATGATAGGTTAACCGCTTTACAAACGGTTATTTTTGCATGTTGCCATTCCGTCGTGCGAAAAGAAAGCTGGCAACGCTGCGCCAAGCAACCTGCAGGCACTTGTCGGCGTCGTTTAATCGTTCCACGCGctttgttttttactatttcgACGTTTACTTTTTAACCAGCGACGCTACGCGGAAAGGTCGTAACGTAGTTGCAGAACGCATGATCCGATttggttacgttttttttttgtttgataggtgATAATTACGAGAAGATTTGTAGACATGACGGAAGgatccagggtctgatgatgaccaggttatattatattattattatactccaCAAAAAAATTACGCAAGATCGCCGAGTTTGAGTTTGTTTGACTTGTCTTGATGAACACTCTGACCCTAGGTGGTTGTTGGtggttgatactcagggtgtgatgataACCAGGTGGTTATAAGGATAGGAgctcgatattaaaataacgctagacctccgagtttgggcttgtttgatttgtcttgatgagcctTCTAGCTATACTTCGCtttggtggttggtattcagcgtctgatgatgaccaggtggtcataagttaggaaatcgatattaaaataacgcgtaaccttcgagtttgggcttgtttgaaTTGTCTTGATGAGAACTTTATTGGTGGTTGGTATTTAGGATTGGATGATAACCAAAAGGTAGGAACTCGAAATTTAAATGACGCAAGACCTCCAAGTTTgggtttgtttgatttgtcttgatgagaactctgactctaggtggttgttgctggttgatactcagggtgtgatgatgaccaggtggtcattTGTATTGTCAACTTAGAAACTCGATGTTAAAATATTTTGCCTTGACGAGCATTCTAGCTCTGGTTAGTATTCAAGATCTGATGGTGACCAGGTGGTTATAGGaactccattttaaaatgacgcaAGATGTGGTTACTAGTATGAAGTCGGAAGGTAGTCGTCATGGAATCtagacaatataataacgctctCTAACTCACTTGTTTGAGTGATCTTGAATATTACTCAATTGGGAATGGGGAATTGGGGAATTGGGATGCATCTTAATATGTAGCCATAGGATGAAGTCCGTATCGCATGGTTTAGGCGTATGGTACGTTACGGTTTTGTATGAtgcgtatattaatttaaagacttGAATCGAGTCTATTTTTTAGTCGAGGAATCGACTGGATTCGACTAGAATCGATTAAAATGGACTGAATTTGACAAGCACCTAGAATCGTCACAATCAGCTTGAATGGACTTAAACTGACACAAATGACTTGAATCCACTCCACTAGACTGGATTCCACAAAATCGCCTGGAAACGACTAAAATCGACagctttttattaataatataggctcacgtttgaccGCGTTTGAAAACCGCGTCAGTCTCACCTGGTGGTATGGGACGATGTAgtctagggtgaatcacgcttacctagtaaatgcctattcaccctagccttgaagaatgccaaattataacgagttggaaatgcAGACGActgttccagtcctttgctattcgcatcaaaaaggaagaggcaaaacgtttagtgcggattggtggtatatccacaacatgaaatgtctgcCGACGACTAGTTGTTCGAAGATGGAATagtgtgggtggaattaactcatgAAGTTCCTGCACACACTGAACCGcacaccgaagtgtatcctataaaaaaccgctacccttcgtctgtgttttagactttggagtcgagtcttCACTAACGACTCATTGTCTACTCCACCAAGTCGAGAGCGGCCAACCGAGAGCTGGCAGAGCCTTGCCAAAGGTGACAGCAGAACTCCATACAACAACGAACCTGTGCTGTGTATAGATCGAGCGACTGCTCTGAGGGGAAGTATCAACTGACTTTAGAAAGGATGTTTGATTTTTGGCTGCAATTTTGTTATCGACTCGGTGCTCGAGATAGTTGGTAATTGTCGTGGATATTAGTGATGGTGTaacaaatgtaaatttttagacattcgcgaatgcgtatacgaatatctgcaaaaaatattcgcgaatgctaatattcgttacatcactaatggGTACACTCCGGAACATTGGAGCCAGATTCGTTTCGCGGTGAACAGACATGCCTGGGTTTTGGAAGCGCTGAATTCGACCAAGTTGTTGTCACCCcgttctgagacggacttaagggtcAAATTCACACGATTCGTAAGATTCTGATAACAAGTTCTGATAACGCTGACATCCCTGGTGCTTgttctccgtcactgtgctatcgtctgcatacCCGTAGGACATAAATCAGCAGATAATTGATCTGGAGCAGGAAGATAGTGGgagagagaacagatccctgagggactcCGGCACTATGTAAATCAGACGAGCACCCATCGACGACTTCCCGAATCCGTCTATTCCTCCGGAAGTCAGATATCTAATTACACAGGCTAGAAAGGATCCCATATGCCGGAAGCTTTCCAATAAGCATATGGCTATATTTCCAATAAGACTCTCCCAAACCCTATCAAAAACCTTTGTGATATCAAAGGACAGGGCAAGAGCCTCGCAAGTGTGTAGCGTACACAAGAAGATCGCCAGTTGACCTATTACGGCGGAAACCAAATTGGCGGTCACTAAGTAGTCGATCGAGTAGAAGGGAATTGTTCAAGTTCAAGGCAAGCTTACATGGGTTCGGGACTAGTCCTGAACCCAAAGAGAGCCGGTAGAGCCGTGTCAGTACTGGAGACGACTCAAGTGCACAGTTCTGCTGTACGATTGCTGGAATACCATCTGGACCACGGAACTCATTCACGTCTAGAATGTGAAGCATTTTTAGGACCTCATGTTGCCGGATACAGATCtctgccattcttcttcttcttgtagtttcgatggcattcaaatTTTTTTCAGACCAGTACTGCCATTGCCAGATCACAAGGAGGTACACTAGG
This window encodes:
- the LOC126376218 gene encoding uncharacterized protein LOC126376218; this encodes MLQEICRISIQITKLEEVYLTWHNSILSVRTEKGVQLFELKGHLQGFHKGIDYVSTLIPTTKSSPLTELVPPKLLKKGVRNIDLTEMLVDQSLWPHNQSLVQEMANVADFKWSPRGLLYNNECAVAILNNVGNIEIFGSGRCACDRMLNLSQVIKQHYISNNVIGSNPIDFEELKKVANIVETSAFSWGPMVVSHSCILTTAQRNGNILFWLLQHEETEMKARCLGEIQTDFGEVITMVWIQKSDNKFVIICSNSLGQIFALDCILEDTVKVVNKSCIWSYKDKMVTKYTCYKIVDNNIVLICNKHRHLLGLLIDKNFNVLSQCGKNINDYRITDLQTTKNNIYMTTVNCKIYTVDTIITGDNLNIEVTPLSTKESYSSYELYSAASSSNGIIFALGMISREIKHRKTPLNIDIIFIADFEHTSEMNMLLKNPTKKLTYYWDCIALLRHKMLKLKYTPPINLQRLYQEGYNDIYKTKLYLIILSFYDVLGKQGKYIPNDIVPEASIEVVRDRIQMLHACQLVNELLQIFKKSEKMLDNIELESYIGAKKYIENYCVTYEKDVLEFLSEKALNLTDTELKYICQCCDEEIQGFSCKNKHLNMFCSLTFTPIENDDYLVCKDCSCLARIELYNNDPMCVFCDLYLNNVHLPKLNSEL
- the LOC126376299 gene encoding trypsin, alkaline A-like yields the protein MHSKLCVYVLLVISCHLARPQYLTTRVVGGSPTSVQLYPIVAQLLLDSWGAQQYAQHCAGVILTARHLVSTAHCYQHNTQTNTNYTLPKYWKVRVGSSYRSGGGVIHSVKSIIPHKEFDPYFYSNDIAVVVVRRKFTFNSYVGQATIAKSRSEVREGSFCTLVGWGSAETSGPQSEQLQQTMMYTIDNEVCRARYNTIGAAVMPSMLCAGKLDMGGADGCYGDSGGPLIYKGVVIGLVSFGYDCGHPYYPGVYTKISHFTDWIVNVINNNK